A DNA window from Naumovozyma dairenensis CBS 421 chromosome 8, complete genome contains the following coding sequences:
- the CCR4 gene encoding CCR4-NOT core exoribonuclease subunit CCR4 (similar to Saccharomyces cerevisiae CCR4 (YAL021C); ancestral locus Anc_7.78) has translation MNDPSLMGYPNQAQQQQQQQQQPGALLSNGTTNNLSNGSINPLHQQIHMNNPMPPPGIMNPNDMNHISSNFPQMLEQLNNGMNMNTNNSNNNTNALTLNLHDNSSNNNNANNLANAIGMNSMANNTSPALNSINLNSLNNAPGGSTLNTTNATTTAIKANANNPLFHPHLEDPALLNNPIWKLQLQLAAVSLQSLGQPNVYARQNAMKKYLASQNPTHQQHQVQQQQQQQGKQQQGLGSQPSSQPQSQLPPSSSQQQQIPEASMSLVDRTKQLLMDIALETSKEKSTNNKGAPIPPHSAKGGPPNSAASNNITDSIVSSATNTPTATSNNSTLSTPTTPHIELNNLRDGGGGVAGINVTPTSTSALLQHKKLSQYNIDEDDEIENRMVAPKDTKYNDQLWHAIDFSNLQIFNINQNLFKYNFLTRLYLNGNGLTTLPEEIKNLTNLCVLDLSNNRLTELPVGLGSCFRLKYLYFFNNLITNLPWELGNLYNLQFLGCEGNPLDKQLLKILTEKSFTGLIFYLRDNRPEIPLTHDREFIEINADGEPTRKYDSLQLASANINPDLEKKSFTILSYNTLCQHYATPKMYRYTPSWALSWDYRREKLKEQILSYQSDILCLQEVESKTFEEFWGPLLEKYDYQGVFHIKTRAKTMQTKESKKVDGCCIFFKKSKFKLLAKEAMDFSGTWMKHKKFQRTEDYLNRAMNKDNVALYMKLQSITSGETVWVVTTHLHWDPKFNDVKTFQVGILLDHMETLLKEENPKQDVKKANVVICGDLNSYLDSAVYELFTTGRVVNHQDNKGRDFGYMTQKHFAHNLSLKSSYNCIGELPFTNFTPSFTDVIDYIWFSTQSLRVRGLLGEVDPDYAAKFVGFPNDKFPSDHIPLLARFEFVKSSSGSRKI, from the coding sequence ATGAATGACCCTTCGTTAATGGGCTATCCAAACCAGgctcaacaacaacaacaacagcagcagcaaccTGGGGCCCTTTTATCAAATGGCACAACAAACAATTTATCAAATGGATCCATTAATCCTTTACATCAACAAATACATATGAATAATCCAATGCCACCACCTGGTATAATGAATCCAAACGATATGAATCATATTTCATCAAACTTCCCTCAAATGTTAGAACAATTAAACAACGgaatgaatatgaatacCAATAATAGCAACAATAATACGAATGCTCTTACACTAAATCTACACGataatagtagtaataacaacaacGCAAACAACCTAGCAAATGCAATTGGCATGAATAGTATGGCAAATAACACAAGTCCTGCGTTGAATTCTATAAACCTTAACTCTTTAAACAATGCCCCAGGTGGATCAACTTTAAATACCACAAATGCAACAACTACTGCCATAAAAGCGAACGCGAACAATCCTTTATTCCATCCTCATCTAGAAGATCCGGCTCTTTTGAATAATCCAATTTGGAAACTTCAACTACAACTGGCAGCAGTTTCTTTACAATCTTTAGGTCAACCTAACGTATATGCAAGACAAAATgcaatgaagaaatatctAGCAAGTCAAAACCCGACAcatcaacaacatcaagtacaacaacaacaacaacaacaggggaaacaacaacaaggtCTAGGTTCTCAACCTTCATCTCAACCGCAATCTCAACTTccaccatcatcatctcaacaacaacaaatcCCTGAAGCATCCATGTCATTAGTAGATCGTActaaacaattattaatggATATCGCATTAGAAACctccaaagaaaaatctacaaataataaaggtGCTCCAATACCACCACATAGTGCCAAAGGTGGGCCTCCTAATTCTGCTGcaagtaataatataactGATTCCATCGTATCAAGTGCAACTAATACACCAACTGCAACGTCCAACAATAGTACACTCTCTACACCAACTACACCACATATTGAACTAAATAATTTAAGAGATGGAGGAGGAGGTGTAGCTGGTATCAACGTGACACCAACTTCAACCTCAGCATTACTACAACATAAGAAATTGTctcaatataatattgatgaagatgatgaaattgaaaacagAATGGTTGCTCCAAAGGATactaaatataatgatCAATTATGGCATGCCATTGATTTCTCCAATTTACAAATCTTCAACATTAACCAAAAccttttcaaatataatttcttaacAAGATTATATCTAAATGGGAATGGCCTAACAACATTACctgaagaaattaagaaTTTAACAAATTTATGTGTTCttgatttatcaaataatagaTTGACTGAATTACCCGTCGGATTAGGTTCATGTTTCagattgaaatatttatatttcttcaataatttaatCACCAACCTACCATGGGAATTAGGTAACCTTTACAACTTACAATTTCTAGGTTGCGAAGGTAATCCATTAGACaaacaattattgaaaattctAACTGAAAAATCATTCACAGGTTTAATTTTCTACTTAAGAGACAATAGACCCGAAATTCCCTTGACGCACGATCGAGAATTTATCGAAATTAACGCAGACGGTGAACCAACAAGGAAATATGATTCATTACAATTAGCTTCTGCAAATATTAATCCTGATTTagagaaaaaatcattcaCAATCTTATCTTATAATACCTTATGTCAACATTATGCAACTCCAAAAATGTACCGTTATACTCCATCATGGGCATTGAGTTGGGATTACAGACgtgaaaaattgaaagaacaaaTCTTGTCATATCAATCTGATATCCTATGTTTACAAGAAGTGGAATCCAAGacatttgaagaattttgGGGTCCTCtattggaaaaatatgattatcAAGGTGTTTTCCACATCAAGACCAGAGCCAAGACTATGCAAACGAAAGAATCTAAAAAAGTTGACGGATGTTGTATCTTCTTTAAGAAAAgtaaatttaaattattagcTAAAGAAGCAATGGATTTCAGTGGTACTTGGATGAAACATAaaaaattccaaagaaCAGAAGATTATTTGAATCGTGCAATGAACAAAGATAATGTCGCTCTGTATATGAAATTACAATCAATAACCTCCGGGGAAACCGTTTGGGTTGTTACTACACATTTACATTGGGATCCTAAATTTAATGACGTTAAGACTTTCCAAGTTGGTATCTTATTAGATCATATGGAAACTTTATTAAAGGAGGAAAATCCAAAGCAAGATGTTAAAAAGGCCAACGTAGTTATATGTGGtgatttgaattcttaTTTAGATTCTGCAGTATATGAATTATTCACTACAGGTCGTGTAGTTAATCATCAAGATAATAAGGGAAGAGATTTCGGTTATATGACTCAAAAGCATTTCGCtcataatttatcattgaaatcaaGTTATAATTGTATTGGAGAATTACCATTCACAAATTTCACGCCTTCTTTCACCGATGTCATTGATTATATATGGTTTTCTACACAATCTCTTCGTGTTAGAGGTCTCCTAGGTGAAGTGGATCCAGATTACGCTGCCAAATTTGTTGGGTTCCctaatgataaattccCTAGTGATCATATTCCATTGCTAGCAAGATTCGAATTTGTTAAAAGTTCTAGTGGTAGCAGGAAAATATAG